From Paraburkholderia flava, a single genomic window includes:
- a CDS encoding NADH:flavin oxidoreductase/NADH oxidase yields MSALFSPLTLRSVTLPNRIVVSPMCQYSAERGEATAWHMIHLGHLALSGAGLLCIEATAVEPDGRITPGDLGLWDDATEAALVPVLAAIRRYSPIRVAMQLGHAGRKASSHTPWDGGQLIPVSAGGWLPHAPSPVPHKAGEEPPLALDTPSLNRIREAFAASARRAARLGIDALEVHAAHGYLLHQFLSPLANQRTDEYGGSRENRMRFPLEIFDIVRAAFPADKPVGVRVSASDWVDGGWSLDDTIAFAEELKKRDCDWIDVSSGGVSPLQKIPLEPGYQVPFARAVRAATGLTTIAVGLITDPAHAERLVAEGEADMVAMARAMLYDPRWPWHAAAQLGATIEAPPQYWRSQPREQKALFGDVSFGQR; encoded by the coding sequence ATGAGCGCCCTGTTTTCTCCGCTCACGCTGCGCAGCGTGACGCTTCCGAACCGTATCGTCGTTTCCCCGATGTGCCAGTACTCCGCAGAACGCGGCGAAGCGACCGCGTGGCACATGATCCATCTCGGCCATCTCGCGCTGTCGGGTGCGGGCCTGCTGTGCATCGAAGCGACCGCCGTTGAACCGGACGGCCGCATCACGCCCGGCGATCTCGGCTTGTGGGACGACGCGACCGAAGCCGCATTGGTCCCGGTACTTGCCGCGATCCGCCGCTACTCGCCGATTCGTGTCGCGATGCAGCTCGGACACGCAGGACGCAAGGCATCGAGCCACACGCCGTGGGACGGCGGTCAGCTGATCCCCGTGTCGGCCGGCGGCTGGTTGCCGCATGCGCCGTCGCCGGTGCCGCACAAGGCCGGTGAAGAGCCGCCGCTCGCACTCGATACACCAAGCCTCAACCGCATTCGCGAAGCGTTTGCTGCATCCGCGCGACGGGCTGCGCGACTCGGCATCGACGCGCTTGAAGTGCATGCGGCGCATGGCTATCTGCTGCATCAGTTTCTGTCGCCGCTCGCCAACCAGCGCACCGACGAATACGGCGGCTCGCGCGAAAACCGGATGCGCTTTCCGCTCGAGATCTTCGACATCGTGCGTGCTGCGTTTCCGGCGGATAAGCCGGTCGGCGTGCGCGTGTCGGCGAGCGACTGGGTCGACGGCGGCTGGTCGCTCGACGACACGATCGCATTCGCCGAAGAACTGAAGAAGCGCGATTGCGACTGGATCGACGTGTCGTCGGGTGGCGTGTCGCCGTTGCAGAAGATTCCGCTCGAGCCCGGCTATCAGGTGCCGTTCGCGCGTGCGGTTCGCGCAGCCACCGGTCTCACGACGATCGCCGTCGGCCTGATCACCGACCCGGCGCACGCCGAGCGTCTCGTCGCGGAAGGCGAAGCCGATATGGTCGCGATGGCCCGCGCGATGCTCTACGATCCGCGCTGGCCGTGGCACGCAGCCGCGCAGCTCGGTGCAACGATAGAGGCGCCGCCTCAATACTGGCGTTCGCAGCCGCGCGAGCAGAAGGCGTTGTTCGGCGACGTGTCTTTCGGTCAGCGTTAA